The following are encoded together in the Asticcacaulis sp. genome:
- the ftsZ gene encoding cell division protein FtsZ, with amino-acid sequence MAIHLSAPRATELKPRIVVFGVGGAGGNAVNNMIEAGLEGVEFVVANTDAQQLQFSRTEARIQLGVGITQGLGAGAHPEVGMTAAEESSDMITEHLEGAHMVFITAGMGGGTGTGAAPIIAKCARERGILTVGVVTKPFTFEGRHRMRLADAGISELQRYVDTLIVIPNQNLFRIANERTTFAEAFGMADQVLHAGVRSITDLMVLPGLINLDFADVRSVMSDMGKAMMGTGEASGEDRALLAAQNAIQNPLLDETSLKGAKAVLVNVTGGLDMTLHEVDEAANAISSEVDPEANIIFGAAFDPNLEGKLRVSVVATGMDGVALQTPLTNANSTPKTTTQAPTFGLGYGSRTETPAAAAPVPAPVPAPVAEARPAPVASAPVTPVAAQPAARSSLFEERPAQPTITPAAAPVQAPVQAQEPRVISRIVDPMVEDEESPAAVAPAPAPRPAVAPQIQRPNPYAHTAAPRPSQPAPAPRLNTEEEGRESFWRGLFPQRQSAPAAPVAQSAPVQDEADRYVPGQASAQPKTNLNPATRSEVQPSMDTEDDLEIPSFLRRLAN; translated from the coding sequence ATGGCAATTCATCTTTCTGCGCCGCGCGCAACAGAATTGAAGCCGCGTATCGTCGTGTTTGGAGTGGGCGGAGCCGGGGGCAACGCCGTTAACAACATGATCGAAGCCGGCCTCGAAGGTGTGGAGTTCGTCGTCGCCAATACCGACGCGCAGCAGCTTCAGTTTTCGCGCACGGAAGCGCGCATTCAGCTTGGCGTCGGCATTACGCAGGGGCTGGGTGCGGGCGCGCATCCCGAAGTCGGCATGACCGCCGCCGAAGAATCTTCCGACATGATCACCGAGCACCTCGAAGGGGCGCACATGGTGTTCATCACCGCCGGCATGGGCGGCGGCACCGGCACGGGCGCGGCCCCGATAATCGCCAAGTGCGCCCGCGAGCGCGGCATCCTGACGGTCGGCGTGGTCACCAAGCCCTTCACTTTCGAGGGCCGTCACCGGATGCGCCTGGCTGATGCCGGCATCTCCGAACTGCAACGCTATGTCGATACCCTGATCGTCATCCCGAACCAAAACCTTTTCCGCATCGCCAACGAGCGCACCACCTTTGCCGAAGCCTTCGGCATGGCCGACCAGGTGCTGCACGCCGGCGTCCGCTCGATCACCGATCTGATGGTCCTGCCGGGCCTGATCAACCTCGATTTCGCTGACGTCCGTTCGGTCATGTCCGATATGGGCAAGGCCATGATGGGCACCGGCGAAGCCTCCGGCGAAGACCGTGCGCTGCTGGCGGCGCAAAATGCTATCCAGAACCCGCTGCTCGATGAAACCTCGCTGAAGGGCGCCAAGGCTGTGCTGGTGAACGTCACCGGTGGTCTCGACATGACCCTGCATGAAGTTGACGAGGCGGCCAATGCTATCTCCTCGGAAGTCGATCCCGAAGCCAATATCATCTTCGGCGCCGCCTTCGATCCGAACCTGGAAGGCAAGCTGCGCGTGTCCGTCGTTGCCACCGGCATGGACGGTGTGGCCCTGCAAACCCCGCTGACCAACGCCAATTCGACGCCGAAAACCACCACCCAGGCCCCGACCTTCGGCCTCGGCTATGGTTCGCGCACCGAAACGCCGGCTGCTGCTGCTCCGGTTCCGGCACCCGTTCCAGCCCCTGTGGCGGAAGCACGTCCCGCACCGGTCGCCTCGGCGCCCGTGACGCCTGTCGCTGCCCAGCCCGCCGCCCGCTCAAGCCTGTTTGAGGAGCGTCCCGCCCAGCCGACCATCACGCCGGCGGCTGCGCCCGTTCAGGCCCCCGTCCAGGCACAGGAGCCGCGCGTCATCAGCCGGATCGTCGATCCGATGGTCGAAGACGAGGAATCGCCTGCTGCGGTTGCACCGGCTCCCGCACCGCGTCCTGCCGTCGCGCCGCAGATCCAGCGGCCAAATCCCTACGCCCATACCGCGGCGCCGCGTCCCAGCCAGCCAGCGCCCGCGCCGCGCCTGAACACCGAGGAAGAAGGCCGCGAATCCTTCTGGCGCGGCCTGTTCCCGCAGCGCCAGAGTGCCCCGGCCGCACCGGTGGCACAATCCGCGCCGGTCCAGGACGAGGCCGACCGCTATGTGCCCGGTCAGGCTTCGGCCCAGCCGAAGACGAATCTCAACCCGGCCACGCGCTCGGAAGTCCAGCCGTCGATGGATACGGAGGACGATCTGGAAATCCCTTCTTTCTTAAGGCGCCTCGCTAATTAA
- the lpxC gene encoding UDP-3-O-acyl-N-acetylglucosamine deacetylase, whose translation MLPDQNEQTLAHAAIIAGIGVHTGVPVRMVVRSAPAGAGVVFVRSDITDRDNRVPALAHNVTKTTLGTVITNAAGVSVSTIEHVMAAFAALSIDNVIVELDGPEVPIMDGSALPFVQLLDQAGFRRQAVPQQVIEILKPVEVIEGDKRAALLPADQFEVRFEIDFPGTPIGHQVVDLAITEQSFRDELSAARTFGFLEGVEALRKAGLARGGSLDNAIVIDGDVILNEGGLRFADEFVRHKALDAIGDLYVLGMPILGRFEGIRAGHGLNNALVRALLSRPDAYRIVTRGAALADVG comes from the coding sequence ATGTTACCTGATCAGAACGAACAGACCCTGGCCCATGCGGCCATAATCGCCGGTATTGGCGTGCATACGGGCGTGCCTGTGCGTATGGTCGTGCGTTCGGCGCCCGCCGGCGCCGGTGTCGTTTTCGTGCGCTCCGATATCACCGACCGCGATAACCGCGTTCCGGCCCTGGCCCATAACGTCACCAAGACCACTCTGGGCACCGTCATCACCAATGCCGCCGGCGTGTCCGTCTCGACCATCGAACACGTCATGGCCGCTTTCGCCGCCCTGAGCATCGATAACGTCATTGTCGAACTGGATGGTCCGGAAGTGCCGATCATGGATGGTTCGGCCCTGCCGTTCGTGCAACTGCTTGACCAGGCCGGTTTCCGCCGCCAGGCTGTGCCGCAGCAGGTCATTGAAATCCTTAAGCCGGTGGAAGTCATCGAAGGCGACAAGCGCGCGGCTTTGCTGCCGGCCGACCAGTTTGAAGTCCGTTTTGAAATCGACTTTCCGGGCACCCCCATCGGCCATCAGGTGGTCGATCTCGCCATTACCGAGCAGTCCTTCCGCGACGAGCTGTCGGCGGCGCGCACCTTCGGCTTCCTCGAAGGTGTCGAAGCCCTGCGCAAGGCCGGCCTGGCCCGCGGCGGTTCGCTGGATAATGCCATCGTCATCGATGGCGACGTGATCCTCAATGAAGGCGGCCTGCGCTTCGCCGACGAATTCGTCCGCCACAAGGCGCTCGATGCCATTGGCGACCTGTATGTGCTGGGTATGCCCATTCTTGGCAGGTTTGAAGGAATCCGTGCCGGTCACGGCCTTAATAATGCCTTGGTCCGTGCCCTATTGTCGCGTCCGGATGCCTACCGCATCGTCACCCGCGGCGCGGCTCTGGCGGATGTCGGCTGA